The Rhodopirellula bahusiensis genome includes a window with the following:
- the wbaP gene encoding undecaprenyl-phosphate galactose phosphotransferase WbaP yields the protein MPQLDTNPLPVGVVCTDTIEQLDPFVPSAAVTDQRLTQRRNTNPGRRRATRNQANGSMQVFLTCVPLILGDLVALLASAAVAYLPIFTLELINWHSGLGLQAVCLTVCYLVSGSILGLYPGTGISPVLELRQTVLAAASSFAFVILANMTLAILSTGEFLLCLIGMFVSAFFVPIVRLITRKVCSRTSWWGENTIIVGSGPQGRALFRFYSRVPQRGLRPIGVVDFPRQTSDVLSEDLQGIPYLGSVQRLDRLRRKLQIRWAIVAPGGCEQIDMNEVMSHAGNVPNLLVLPSQVLLPSLWTNTRECAGVMGVHLRDHLRSPISRFVKRTVDLLISTAALICLSPLFALVAIYIKRKSPGPVFYGHKRIGLGGETFKAWKFRTMVTDADQVLEQYLEQDPEMRRQWVEDQKLKNDPRIIAGIGHFLRKTSLDEIPQLWNTFKGEMSLVGPRPIVSDEIGRYREMYPLYLRVRPGITGLWQVSGRNDTSYEQRIRLDSYYVCNWSPWLDTYIIFRTIRTMLFREGAY from the coding sequence ATGCCGCAACTAGACACAAATCCGCTCCCGGTCGGTGTCGTTTGCACAGACACGATCGAACAACTGGATCCCTTCGTCCCCAGTGCAGCGGTCACCGATCAACGGTTGACACAACGGCGGAACACCAATCCAGGCCGACGTCGGGCGACTCGGAATCAAGCGAACGGTTCCATGCAAGTCTTCCTGACTTGCGTGCCTCTCATCCTTGGCGATCTCGTTGCCTTGTTGGCTTCCGCGGCTGTCGCATATCTGCCCATCTTTACACTCGAATTGATCAACTGGCACTCGGGCCTTGGATTGCAAGCCGTTTGCCTAACGGTGTGCTATCTCGTTAGCGGGTCGATTTTGGGCCTCTATCCTGGCACTGGCATCAGTCCAGTTTTGGAACTCCGTCAAACGGTTCTCGCCGCCGCTTCGTCATTTGCATTTGTCATACTCGCAAATATGACCCTGGCGATCTTGAGCACTGGAGAGTTTCTACTTTGCTTGATCGGAATGTTTGTATCGGCCTTCTTCGTGCCGATCGTTCGATTGATCACCAGAAAGGTTTGCTCACGAACGAGTTGGTGGGGCGAGAACACCATCATCGTTGGATCAGGTCCTCAAGGTCGCGCATTGTTCCGCTTCTATAGTCGGGTCCCACAGCGTGGGCTCCGGCCGATCGGCGTGGTGGACTTCCCACGCCAAACCAGTGACGTCCTTTCGGAAGATCTCCAAGGTATTCCATACCTTGGATCCGTGCAGCGTCTGGATCGACTTCGACGAAAGCTCCAAATCCGTTGGGCAATCGTTGCACCAGGTGGATGCGAACAGATTGACATGAACGAAGTTATGTCGCATGCGGGAAACGTTCCCAACCTACTGGTGCTACCATCACAGGTTCTGCTTCCAAGCCTTTGGACCAACACCCGTGAGTGTGCTGGAGTGATGGGCGTCCATCTGCGTGACCACTTGCGAAGCCCCATTAGTCGTTTCGTCAAACGAACAGTGGACTTACTCATTTCTACCGCAGCATTGATCTGCCTCTCGCCGCTCTTCGCATTGGTGGCGATCTACATCAAGCGAAAGAGTCCTGGACCTGTCTTTTACGGTCACAAACGGATCGGGCTCGGCGGAGAAACTTTCAAAGCGTGGAAGTTCCGCACAATGGTCACCGACGCAGATCAAGTCCTCGAACAATATCTCGAACAAGACCCAGAGATGCGTCGCCAATGGGTCGAAGACCAAAAGCTCAAGAACGACCCGCGAATCATTGCCGGCATCGGCCACTTCCTACGCAAGACCAGCCTGGACGAGATTCCTCAACTTTGGAACACGTTCAAGGGCGAAATGAGCCTGGTCGGCCCACGCCCCATCGTCTCGGATGAAATCGGTCGTTACCGAGAGATGTACCCGCTGTACTTGCGAGTCCGCCCCGGAATCACAGGCCTCT
- a CDS encoding B12-binding domain-containing radical SAM protein: MIQPCFEQTNYWNFVESAKAIGAKATAPPLGLMTVAALLPQEWEFRIADQNVGEVDESDWQWADVICTGGMLPQQPGILQWVERANAEGKFVVVGGPDPTSQPQIYQDADVVIVGEGELTIPMWLDAWRDGNPKGQFESPHKPDVTTTPTPRFDLVDFNDYLHVGVQSSRGCPYNCEFCDIIELFGRRPRVKTPDQFLAELQKLYDLGYRGWVDFTDDNFIGNRKLIKPLLVALKQWNEDHNYPFVFSTEASINLADDKELLELMRDVQFRYVFLGIESPDEETLIHTQKRINTVHPIIDRVRTIYDHGISVAAGLIIGFDTDKPGTDGPMIRFIQESGITLSMVGLLSALPNTQLTRRLAKERRLIDSEHNWVQDPTVNYELRSAESKDQTISGMNFITTRDRVEIYQELRNIIENVYSPRAFMDRVIDTAARIKIVNKHVPNAWEFRRMFKGFRTIAWRMLRDKRTRYLYLRNFVRASLMGPTKFEYAHTVMGSFLHFDLQTQKMLDALDVSIDFAKNHATYPRSVADMPAIASTNNLHPLPLAQTDGCSPQTEDKSI, translated from the coding sequence ATGATCCAGCCCTGTTTCGAGCAAACGAACTATTGGAATTTCGTCGAGAGCGCCAAAGCAATCGGCGCCAAAGCGACCGCACCACCGCTTGGATTGATGACCGTCGCGGCGTTGCTACCTCAGGAATGGGAATTTCGAATTGCCGACCAAAACGTTGGCGAAGTCGACGAGTCCGATTGGCAGTGGGCTGATGTAATCTGCACGGGAGGCATGCTGCCTCAGCAACCCGGTATCTTGCAGTGGGTTGAACGAGCCAATGCGGAAGGCAAGTTCGTTGTCGTCGGTGGTCCGGACCCAACCAGCCAACCACAGATCTATCAAGACGCGGACGTCGTCATCGTCGGCGAAGGCGAATTGACCATTCCGATGTGGTTGGATGCTTGGCGAGACGGCAACCCAAAGGGCCAATTTGAATCGCCACACAAACCCGACGTAACAACCACGCCAACGCCACGTTTCGACCTGGTCGACTTCAACGACTACCTCCACGTCGGAGTGCAATCCTCGCGAGGCTGCCCGTACAACTGCGAGTTTTGCGACATCATCGAACTATTCGGCCGGCGACCACGCGTCAAAACGCCAGATCAATTTCTCGCCGAACTGCAAAAACTCTACGACTTGGGCTATCGAGGTTGGGTCGACTTCACGGACGACAACTTCATCGGCAATCGCAAACTGATCAAACCATTGCTCGTGGCTCTCAAGCAATGGAACGAAGATCACAACTACCCGTTTGTGTTCTCAACCGAAGCCAGCATCAACCTCGCGGACGACAAAGAACTGTTGGAGTTGATGCGTGACGTCCAGTTCCGATATGTCTTCCTCGGAATCGAATCACCCGATGAAGAAACGTTGATTCACACCCAAAAACGAATCAACACGGTCCATCCAATCATCGACCGAGTTCGAACGATCTACGACCACGGCATCTCCGTCGCGGCTGGTTTGATCATCGGATTCGACACGGATAAACCGGGCACGGATGGTCCAATGATCCGCTTCATTCAAGAAAGCGGCATCACTCTCTCGATGGTTGGGCTGTTGTCAGCGCTGCCAAATACCCAACTCACTCGCCGCCTCGCGAAAGAACGCCGGCTCATCGATTCGGAACACAATTGGGTTCAAGATCCGACAGTGAACTACGAACTCCGAAGCGCGGAGTCAAAGGACCAAACGATCAGCGGGATGAACTTCATCACGACGCGGGATCGTGTGGAGATCTATCAAGAGCTTCGAAACATCATCGAAAACGTTTACTCACCACGAGCCTTCATGGACCGTGTGATCGACACAGCGGCGCGAATCAAGATCGTTAACAAGCACGTTCCCAACGCTTGGGAATTCCGCCGCATGTTCAAGGGGTTCCGGACCATCGCCTGGCGAATGCTTCGAGACAAACGCACGCGTTACCTCTATCTCCGCAACTTCGTCCGTGCGTCGCTGATGGGCCCGACCAAGTTCGAATACGCGCATACCGTCATGGGCAGTTTCCTGCACTTCGATTTGCAAACGCAGAAGATGCTTGATGCTCTCGACGTCTCCATCGACTTCGCCAAGAACCACGCGACCTACCCAAGAAGCGTCGCGGACATGCCTGCGATCGCTTCAACAAACAACCTGCATCCTTTGCCACTTGCTCAGACCGACGGCTGCAGCCCCCAGACCGAAGACAAATCAATATGA